A portion of the Candidatus Ruthia endofausta genome contains these proteins:
- a CDS encoding molybdenum cofactor biosynthesis protein MoaE yields MDKIIIQQQDFNLTTEIALVKNNDSDIGAVVSFIGFVRDLDHNPIQKMTLEHYPGMTKKALKSIVGEAKKRWSTGNITIIHRVGDLNINDQIVLIITSSKHRQSAFASCEFIMDYLKTQAPFWKKEYTQNKNKWVKAKSSDKSQKTRWE; encoded by the coding sequence ATGGATAAAATAATCATACAACAACAAGATTTTAACTTAACAACAGAGATAGCACTGGTCAAAAACAACGATTCTGATATTGGCGCAGTGGTCAGTTTTATTGGTTTTGTACGTGATTTAGATCACAATCCAATTCAAAAAATGACGTTAGAGCATTACCCTGGGATGACTAAAAAAGCACTAAAATCCATTGTTGGTGAAGCCAAAAAACGTTGGTCTACTGGCAATATAACTATTATTCATCGTGTGGGTGATTTGAATATTAATGATCAAATTGTATTGATTATTACCAGTAGCAAACATCGTCAATCTGCTTTTGCATCTTGTGAATTTATCATGGACTATTTAAAAACTCAAGCACCTTTTTGGAAAAAAGAATACACTCAAAACAAAAATAAATGGGTTAAAGCTAAAAGTAGTGACAAAAGCCAAAAAACCCGTTGGGAATAA
- the mobA gene encoding molybdenum cofactor guanylyltransferase MobA, protein MKSIIKSDITAVILSGGQAMRMNHQDKGLILFNNKPLISYVVDIIYQDVHSILVSANRNLDAYQKFGKVITDSLPDFQGPLAGILSALIKVKTKYLLVVPCDGPFINQSLVVRFLKNMQQSDVSICVAIQGQKMHPTFSLISVSLKGNLSEFLAQGNRKMSMWFKSNHAQEVDFSDQVDMFINLNSPEDFKIK, encoded by the coding sequence ATGAAAAGCATTATTAAAAGTGACATCACTGCTGTCATACTTTCAGGTGGTCAGGCCATGCGTATGAACCATCAGGATAAAGGTTTAATTTTATTTAACAACAAGCCTTTGATTAGTTATGTGGTTGATATTATCTATCAAGATGTACATAGTATATTAGTGAGTGCCAATAGAAATCTTGATGCATATCAAAAATTTGGTAAGGTTATTACTGATAGTTTGCCTGACTTTCAGGGACCACTTGCTGGTATTTTATCGGCTTTGATTAAAGTCAAGACAAAATATTTATTGGTCGTGCCGTGTGATGGGCCATTTATTAATCAAAGTCTTGTGGTTAGATTTTTAAAAAATATGCAACAATCTGATGTGAGTATTTGCGTGGCAATACAGGGACAAAAAATGCACCCTACTTTTTCATTAATTAGTGTCAGTTTAAAAGGTAATTTGAGCGAATTTTTAGCACAAGGTAATCGTAAAATGAGCATGTGGTTTAAGAGTAATCATGCACAAGAAGTTGATTTTTCAGACCAAGTAGATATGTTTATTAACTTAAATTCACCTGAAGATTTTAAGATTAAGTAG
- the glp gene encoding gephyrin-like molybdotransferase Glp: MDNQEVDCGGCDTIPQPLLSIDEALEILTSSAKVTNSTQLIELDNTLNRMLAIDIHANISVPSFDNSAMDGYVINLKENQINTSGGFTFKINDRIPAGSIGDTLASGCAARIFTGAPIPKGANTVLMQEECELIENKSKIEVYRPISLGENIRPIGNDIQSGDVILPKGKQLQPQDIALAASVGINKLKVFHKIKVGVFFTGDELAKPGDTLQQGQIFNSNRYSLVALLNKLGCEVINLGNIKDTFNATCDALEALKSDCDLIITTGGVSVGEEDYIKSAIEELGQLNLWRIKIKPGKPFAFGNLGHCAFIGLPGNPVSAIVTFLLFARPFIKKMQGATHYLNTAFKTQANFDWHKPKPRREFVRVRLDHATFPTKANLYPKQGSDVLSSMVWADGLIEIPEKTTVKRGEVLNFYPLNEMLS; encoded by the coding sequence ATGGACAACCAAGAAGTTGATTGTGGAGGATGCGACACAATACCACAACCCTTACTTTCTATTGATGAGGCCTTAGAAATATTAACAAGTTCTGCTAAAGTTACTAATAGTACTCAATTAATAGAACTTGATAATACATTAAACAGAATGCTGGCTATTGATATACATGCCAATATTTCTGTTCCTAGTTTTGATAATTCTGCCATGGATGGCTACGTTATTAATCTTAAAGAAAATCAAATAAATACATCAGGTGGATTTACATTTAAAATTAATGATCGTATTCCTGCAGGCAGCATTGGAGATACACTAGCATCAGGCTGTGCAGCACGTATATTTACAGGTGCTCCCATACCAAAAGGTGCCAATACAGTGCTCATGCAAGAGGAATGCGAGTTGATTGAAAACAAATCAAAAATTGAAGTTTATCGACCTATTTCACTGGGTGAAAACATCAGGCCTATAGGTAATGACATCCAATCAGGTGATGTCATCTTACCCAAAGGAAAACAACTACAACCACAAGATATTGCGCTGGCTGCCTCTGTGGGCATAAACAAACTTAAAGTGTTTCATAAAATTAAAGTCGGTGTATTTTTCACAGGTGATGAGTTGGCCAAGCCTGGAGATACATTACAACAAGGGCAAATTTTTAACTCTAATCGCTATTCATTAGTAGCATTACTAAACAAGCTTGGTTGTGAAGTTATCAACTTGGGCAATATTAAAGACACCTTTAATGCCACTTGTGATGCGCTAGAGGCATTAAAATCTGACTGTGATTTAATCATAACCACAGGTGGCGTGTCTGTTGGTGAAGAGGATTATATTAAGTCTGCTATAGAAGAATTAGGCCAATTAAACTTGTGGCGCATCAAGATAAAGCCAGGCAAGCCATTTGCTTTTGGCAATCTAGGGCATTGTGCTTTTATTGGACTGCCAGGCAATCCAGTTTCTGCCATAGTGACTTTTTTACTCTTTGCTCGACCTTTCATTAAAAAAATGCAAGGTGCAACTCACTATCTAAATACTGCTTTTAAAACTCAAGCAAACTTTGATTGGCACAAGCCAAAACCCAGACGTGAATTTGTGCGTGTACGCCTTGACCATGCAACCTTCCCCACTAAGGCCAATTTGTATCCAAAACAAGGCTCTGACGTGCTTAGTTCCATGGTGTGGGCAGATGGATTGATAGAAATTCCAGAAAAAACCACTGTTAAACGAGGTGAAGTTCTAAACTTTTACCCACTAAATGAGATGTTATCATGA